The Lysobacter enzymogenes genome window below encodes:
- a CDS encoding c-type cytochrome: MRNYDLEFLKKFSMVIGFLMLVTLGLMIAAYFVHKQLPQEIDPRAAARTENRIAPTGAVYAGATGAAAQQAAVAAAAAKAASQVAYGGTKDGKVIFDSLCAGCHKSGAGGAPTLDASHWSARIPKGKDTLHKHAIEGFTGTSGIMPPKGGNPALTNEQVAATVDWMLSNIK, encoded by the coding sequence GTGCGCAATTACGACCTTGAATTCCTGAAGAAATTCTCGATGGTGATCGGCTTCCTGATGCTGGTGACCCTCGGCCTGATGATCGCGGCCTATTTCGTCCACAAGCAGCTGCCGCAGGAGATCGATCCGCGCGCGGCGGCCCGCACCGAGAACCGCATCGCCCCGACCGGCGCGGTCTACGCCGGCGCCACCGGCGCGGCGGCGCAGCAGGCGGCGGTCGCCGCGGCGGCGGCCAAGGCGGCCTCGCAGGTCGCTTACGGCGGCACCAAGGACGGCAAGGTGATCTTCGACAGCCTGTGCGCGGGCTGCCACAAGTCCGGCGCCGGCGGCGCCCCGACCCTGGACGCCTCGCATTGGTCGGCGCGCATCCCCAAGGGCAAGGACACCCTGCACAAGCACGCCATCGAAGGCTTCACCGGCACGTCCGGGATCATGCCGCCGAAGGGCGGCAACCCGGCGCTGACCAACGAGCAGGTCGCCGCGACGGTCGACTGGATGCTCAGCAACATCAAGTAA
- a CDS encoding PspA/IM30 family protein, producing MSILQKILTLFRGTAHEAGQAVVDANALKILDQEIRDAGTELARSKEELTKVMAQRQLQANRSKDRFVKKAEYETYIAGALRKGDEQLAREVAERLAAVENDLKNDEQAINSFDASINQLKTAITATERKLARVKQQVDTVKATEAVQRAQTAVASRHSGANGKVTTALDSLERIQQRQAERGARLEAAAQLESESGDGDLNKRLEAAGLLPESTSVDNILERFREKPVQQLSHEPAALPAAEVREADKVERKD from the coding sequence ATGAGCATCCTGCAGAAGATCCTGACCCTGTTCCGCGGTACCGCGCACGAGGCCGGCCAGGCCGTCGTCGACGCCAACGCGCTGAAGATCCTGGATCAGGAAATCCGCGACGCCGGCACCGAGCTGGCGCGTTCCAAGGAAGAACTGACCAAGGTCATGGCGCAGCGCCAGCTGCAGGCCAACCGCAGCAAGGACCGCTTCGTCAAGAAGGCCGAGTACGAGACCTACATCGCCGGCGCGCTGCGCAAAGGCGACGAGCAGCTCGCGCGCGAAGTGGCCGAGCGCCTGGCCGCGGTCGAGAACGACCTGAAGAACGACGAGCAGGCGATCAACAGCTTTGATGCCAGCATCAACCAGCTCAAGACCGCGATCACCGCGACCGAGCGCAAGCTGGCGCGGGTCAAGCAGCAGGTCGACACGGTCAAGGCCACCGAGGCGGTGCAGCGCGCGCAGACCGCGGTCGCCTCGCGCCACTCCGGCGCGAACGGCAAGGTCACCACCGCGCTGGATTCGCTCGAACGCATCCAGCAGCGCCAGGCCGAGCGCGGCGCGCGCCTGGAAGCGGCGGCGCAGCTGGAGTCGGAAAGCGGCGACGGCGATCTGAACAAGCGCCTGGAAGCGGCCGGCTTGCTGCCGGAGTCGACCAGCGTCGACAACATCCTCGAGCGTTTCCGCGAAAAGCCGGTGCAGCAGCTGAGCCACGAGCCGGCGGCGCTGCCGGCGGCGGAAGTGCGCGAGGCCGACAAGGTCGAGCGCAAGGACTGA
- a CDS encoding ExeM/NucH family extracellular endonuclease: protein MTRIRPALAFAPCLLLAACASAPHADRGAAATVPIGTLQSAGAAAPVRVAGVVTAALPDADGQPGWLLQDAGDGDAATSDAIWVLGPAAAALTPGQTVEVAGPVRRAALPVGGKGGAGKGGADTLLAIDAAQVEPLRSRALDKRLRALTPTVVGAAPDWHALAGMRVRIAAPLTLADRDRERGTVEAAFDGPLWQPGERAAPGSEAARAVAADNLRRRLTLSGDALGDAAYAARSGSRLDALEGIALPRNGRPGLRLEHAPQLQAAPRPQQPPRVDGSLRIAAFNLENLFNGDGRSGGFPTPRGARSEAEFHAQLAKLVETIHAMNPDVAALMELENDGYGPDSTLAQLVSALDRADAAGGGAQDWRYAAPCKQPCASAVRGPGGDLIRVGLIYRGQRVAARGLAATLTQGPFGTHSRVPMAQAFEALGADGRRGPAFVVAANHFKSKGCRDAEGGDRDQGDGAACWNVLRSDSARRLDAWLKTDPTRSGGQLTMIVGDLNAYAQEQPLRELYAAGWQDAFAAAKVAAPYSYVYDGELGRLDHALLSPALAATLRGAAEWHTNADEPESAGYRAGGAGPWRSSDHDPVLLGFDLLPK, encoded by the coding sequence ATGACGCGCATCCGCCCCGCCCTCGCCTTCGCGCCCTGCCTGCTGCTGGCCGCCTGCGCCAGCGCGCCGCATGCCGACCGCGGCGCGGCCGCGACGGTGCCGATCGGGACGCTGCAGTCCGCCGGCGCCGCCGCGCCGGTGCGCGTGGCCGGCGTGGTCACCGCCGCGCTGCCCGACGCCGACGGCCAGCCGGGCTGGCTGCTGCAGGACGCCGGCGACGGCGACGCCGCGACCTCGGACGCGATCTGGGTGCTCGGCCCGGCCGCGGCCGCATTGACGCCGGGACAGACCGTCGAAGTCGCCGGCCCCGTGCGCCGCGCCGCGCTGCCGGTCGGCGGCAAGGGCGGCGCCGGCAAGGGCGGCGCCGACACCTTGCTGGCGATCGACGCCGCCCAGGTCGAACCGCTGCGTTCGCGCGCGCTCGACAAACGACTGCGCGCACTGACCCCGACCGTCGTCGGCGCCGCGCCCGACTGGCACGCCCTGGCCGGCATGCGCGTGCGCATCGCCGCGCCGCTGACCCTGGCCGACCGCGACCGCGAACGCGGCACCGTCGAAGCCGCCTTCGACGGCCCGCTGTGGCAGCCGGGCGAACGCGCCGCACCGGGCAGCGAAGCCGCGCGCGCGGTCGCCGCCGACAACCTGCGCCGGCGCCTGACCCTCAGCGGCGACGCGCTCGGCGACGCGGCCTACGCCGCGCGCAGCGGCAGCCGCCTCGACGCGCTCGAAGGCATCGCCCTGCCGCGCAACGGCCGCCCCGGCCTGCGCCTGGAGCATGCGCCGCAGCTGCAGGCGGCGCCGCGCCCGCAACAGCCGCCGCGGGTCGACGGCAGCCTGCGCATCGCCGCGTTCAACCTGGAAAACCTGTTCAACGGCGACGGCCGCAGCGGCGGTTTCCCGACCCCGCGCGGCGCCCGCAGCGAAGCCGAGTTCCACGCCCAGCTGGCCAAGCTGGTCGAAACCATCCACGCGATGAACCCCGACGTGGCCGCGCTGATGGAACTGGAGAACGACGGCTACGGCCCCGATTCGACCCTGGCGCAACTGGTGTCCGCGCTCGACCGCGCCGACGCCGCCGGCGGCGGCGCCCAGGACTGGCGCTACGCCGCGCCGTGCAAGCAGCCGTGCGCGTCGGCCGTGCGCGGCCCCGGCGGCGATCTGATCCGGGTCGGCCTGATCTACCGCGGCCAGCGCGTGGCCGCGCGCGGGCTCGCCGCGACCCTGACCCAGGGCCCGTTCGGCACCCACTCGCGGGTGCCGATGGCGCAGGCGTTCGAAGCGCTCGGCGCCGACGGCCGGCGCGGCCCGGCGTTCGTGGTCGCGGCCAACCATTTCAAGTCCAAGGGCTGCCGCGACGCCGAAGGCGGCGACCGCGACCAGGGCGACGGCGCGGCCTGCTGGAACGTGTTGCGCAGCGATTCGGCGCGGCGCCTGGACGCGTGGCTGAAGACCGACCCGACCCGCAGCGGCGGCCAGCTGACGATGATCGTCGGCGACCTCAACGCCTACGCTCAGGAACAACCGCTGCGCGAGCTGTACGCGGCCGGCTGGCAGGACGCGTTCGCCGCGGCCAAGGTCGCCGCGCCTTACAGCTACGTCTACGACGGCGAACTCGGCCGGCTCGACCACGCGCTGCTGTCGCCGGCGCTGGCGGCGACGCTGCGCGGCGCGGCCGAGTGGCACACCAACGCCGACGAACCCGAGAGCGCCGGTTATCGCGCCGGCGGCGCGGGGCCGTGGCGCAGTTCCGATCACGATCCGGTGTTGCTGGGTTTCGACTTGCTGCCGAAGTAA
- a CDS encoding lysozyme inhibitor LprI family protein, whose translation MRLPPRLALPLAAALAAAALPAAAAGIDCGKAKSRNEQAICTDPVLRQRDGELAGAYAAALKASDYRGELKKDQQAWLRERDRCDGQVRCLRMAYVGRLTELKPAAVAGKFDWAGEWTRSDGTATLALKPAGDDRYELELQASSGANTGLLSGRARKAGDSEMAFKGQGDNAACELTFHRFHRQIQIEQQHTGSDCGAGMGVHFSGRYLPGLPAAVATTHWTLLDLGVVLKPEDDARLRALIGDDYDALVERLDVTDTRRDEELKAQVTNGYVRGVAVDMRALLIQADDGRQWAAIRAEDKQGHAELRYYSSDPAWTGKLPAAVDAWSDGYQEQVPVRLMSAGGRVLKP comes from the coding sequence ATGCGCCTTCCCCCCCGCCTGGCGCTGCCGCTGGCCGCCGCGCTCGCCGCGGCCGCGCTGCCGGCCGCCGCCGCCGGCATCGACTGCGGCAAAGCCAAAAGCCGCAACGAACAAGCCATCTGCACCGACCCGGTGCTGCGCCAGCGCGACGGCGAACTCGCCGGCGCCTACGCCGCCGCGCTCAAGGCCAGCGACTACCGCGGCGAACTCAAGAAAGACCAGCAAGCCTGGCTGCGCGAACGCGACCGCTGCGACGGCCAGGTGCGCTGCCTGCGCATGGCCTACGTCGGCCGCCTGACCGAGCTCAAGCCGGCCGCGGTCGCGGGCAAGTTCGACTGGGCCGGCGAGTGGACCCGCAGCGACGGCACCGCCACGCTCGCGCTCAAGCCGGCCGGCGACGACCGTTACGAACTGGAGCTGCAAGCCAGTTCCGGCGCCAACACCGGCCTGCTGTCGGGCCGCGCGCGCAAGGCCGGCGACAGCGAGATGGCGTTCAAGGGCCAGGGCGACAACGCCGCCTGCGAACTGACCTTCCACCGCTTCCACCGCCAGATCCAGATCGAACAGCAGCACACCGGCAGCGACTGCGGCGCCGGCATGGGCGTGCATTTCAGCGGCCGCTACCTGCCCGGCCTGCCGGCCGCGGTGGCGACGACCCACTGGACCCTGCTCGACCTCGGCGTAGTGCTCAAGCCCGAGGACGACGCGCGCCTGCGCGCGCTGATCGGCGACGACTACGACGCCCTGGTCGAACGTCTCGACGTCACCGACACCCGCCGCGACGAAGAACTCAAGGCCCAGGTCACCAACGGCTACGTGCGCGGCGTCGCGGTCGACATGCGCGCGCTGCTGATCCAGGCCGACGACGGCCGCCAGTGGGCGGCGATCCGCGCCGAGGACAAGCAGGGCCACGCCGAACTGCGCTACTACAGCAGCGATCCGGCCTGGACCGGCAAGCTGCCGGCCGCGGTCGACGCCTGGTCGGACGGTTACCAGGAACAGGTGCCGGTGCGGCTGATGTCGGCCGGCGGCCGCGTGCTGAAGCCGTGA
- the zapE gene encoding cell division protein ZapE — MSANLRADAAATPSQAYAAGVARGDWGDDAAQHPALRELDRIQAQLVGAPEPGLFDRLRGKPREGVRGLYLWGGVGRGKTFLIDLFYEQLPIREKRRTHFHRFMREVHAQLRAHAGQSDPLAKIAREWRDSLRVLVLDEFFVIDIGDAMLLGRLLERLFAEGVTLVTTSNIDPPNLYADGLQRDRFKPAIAQIQAHCQVLLLDSQQDYRLRALTRTPVYRAPLDAESEPWMAARWKELAAGCAPETGPLRIDDRDIPVRARADGHAWFDFAALCEGPRAASDYIEIATEYHTVLLGGIPLFDGRNDDPARRFVNLIDEFYDRHVNLVCTAADAPTALYRGERLTGAFERTASRLIEMQSAEYLARAHRG; from the coding sequence GTGAGCGCGAACCTTCGAGCCGACGCGGCGGCCACGCCGTCGCAGGCCTACGCCGCCGGCGTCGCCCGCGGCGACTGGGGCGACGATGCCGCCCAGCACCCGGCGCTGCGCGAGCTCGACCGGATCCAGGCCCAGCTCGTCGGCGCGCCCGAACCCGGCCTGTTCGACCGCCTGCGCGGCAAGCCGCGCGAAGGCGTGCGCGGGCTGTACCTGTGGGGCGGGGTCGGCCGCGGCAAGACCTTCCTGATCGATCTGTTCTACGAACAGCTGCCGATCCGCGAGAAGCGCCGCACCCACTTCCACCGCTTCATGCGCGAGGTCCACGCGCAACTGCGCGCGCACGCCGGCCAGAGCGACCCGCTGGCCAAGATCGCGCGCGAATGGCGCGACAGCCTGCGGGTGCTGGTGCTGGACGAATTCTTCGTCATCGACATCGGCGATGCGATGCTGCTCGGACGGCTGCTCGAGCGCCTGTTCGCCGAGGGCGTGACCCTGGTCACCACCTCCAACATCGACCCGCCGAACCTGTACGCCGACGGCCTGCAGCGCGACCGCTTCAAGCCGGCGATCGCGCAGATCCAGGCGCACTGCCAGGTGCTGCTGCTCGACAGCCAGCAGGATTACCGGCTGCGCGCGCTGACCCGCACGCCGGTCTACCGCGCGCCGCTGGACGCCGAATCCGAGCCGTGGATGGCGGCGCGCTGGAAGGAACTGGCGGCCGGCTGCGCGCCGGAAACCGGGCCGTTGCGCATCGACGACCGCGACATCCCGGTGCGCGCGCGCGCCGACGGCCACGCCTGGTTCGACTTCGCCGCGCTGTGCGAAGGCCCGCGCGCGGCCAGCGACTACATCGAGATCGCGACCGAATACCACACCGTGCTGCTCGGCGGCATTCCGCTGTTCGACGGCCGCAACGACGACCCGGCGCGGCGCTTCGTCAACCTGATCGACGAGTTCTACGACCGCCACGTCAACCTGGTCTGCACCGCCGCCGACGCGCCGACCGCGCTGTACCGCGGCGAGCGCCTGACCGGCGCGTTCGAGCGCACCGCCTCGCGCCTGATCGAGATGCAGTCGGCCGAATACCTGGCGCGCGCGCACCGCGGCTGA
- a CDS encoding alpha/beta hydrolase: MSNPAFPSDASAALTLAGPAGAIEAIVEAPEAPPRPIVAIVCHPLPTEGGTMHNKVVTMAARSLRESGAATVRFNFRGVGRSEGEFDQGEGECDDLRAVAAWVRAQRPDAQLWLAGFSFGAYVSLRMADELQPKLLLSIAPPAGRWDFDRIAPPSGYPWIVIQGEADEIVDPEAVYAWIGGLRQPPELVRMPDTSHFFHRRLIDLRGAIKNSVRPHLPPPIDGSADHDAGGAAPV, translated from the coding sequence ATGAGCAACCCCGCCTTTCCCAGCGACGCCAGCGCCGCGCTGACCCTGGCCGGTCCGGCCGGGGCGATCGAGGCCATCGTGGAAGCGCCCGAAGCGCCGCCTCGCCCGATCGTCGCCATCGTCTGCCACCCGCTGCCGACCGAGGGCGGGACCATGCACAACAAGGTCGTGACCATGGCCGCGCGCTCGCTGCGCGAATCCGGCGCGGCCACGGTGCGCTTCAACTTCCGCGGCGTCGGCCGTTCCGAAGGCGAATTCGACCAGGGCGAAGGCGAATGCGACGACCTGCGCGCGGTCGCCGCGTGGGTGCGCGCGCAGCGTCCCGACGCGCAGCTGTGGCTGGCCGGTTTCAGCTTCGGCGCCTACGTGTCGCTGCGCATGGCCGACGAACTGCAACCGAAGCTGCTGCTGTCGATCGCGCCGCCGGCCGGACGCTGGGACTTCGACCGCATCGCCCCGCCCAGCGGCTATCCGTGGATCGTGATCCAGGGCGAGGCCGACGAGATCGTCGATCCCGAAGCGGTCTACGCCTGGATCGGCGGCCTGCGCCAGCCGCCCGAGCTGGTGCGCATGCCCGACACCTCGCACTTCTTCCACCGCCGCCTGATCGACCTGCGCGGCGCGATCAAGAACTCGGTGCGCCCGCACCTGCCGCCGCCCATCGACGGCAGCGCCGACCACGACGCCGGCGGCGCCGCGCCCGTCTGA
- a CDS encoding YjfI family protein, translating to MSRWTTHELIARLQATFGAENVEEVPTADGAIQVTLPESGDLGITIALTDREIFVSTPLVESGQVRDVAGFNEACLRLNPINPLSNLGLTTINDRDVYIVFGEMAPDSSAEQIELEIRTLADNAIDAVEALKSYLVSA from the coding sequence ATGTCCCGCTGGACCACGCACGAACTGATCGCCCGCTTGCAAGCCACCTTCGGCGCCGAAAACGTCGAAGAAGTGCCGACCGCCGACGGCGCGATCCAGGTGACCCTGCCGGAGAGCGGCGACCTGGGCATCACCATCGCCCTGACCGACCGCGAGATCTTCGTCTCCACCCCGCTGGTCGAATCCGGCCAGGTGCGCGACGTGGCCGGCTTCAACGAGGCCTGCCTGCGCCTGAACCCGATCAACCCGCTGTCCAACCTGGGCCTGACCACCATCAACGACCGCGACGTCTACATCGTGTTCGGCGAGATGGCGCCCGACTCCAGCGCCGAGCAGATCGAGCTGGAAATCCGCACCCTGGCCGACAACGCGATCGACGCGGTGGAAGCCCTCAAGTCCTATCTGGTGAGCGCATGA